The Haloplanus salinarum genome includes a region encoding these proteins:
- a CDS encoding BtpA/SgcQ family protein, translated as MTDLPRIVGMVHLPPLPGSPGFDGDRAATRDRVRADARALAEGGVDALLVENFGDAPFYPETVPRHVVASMTDLTRLVVRTVDRPVGVNVLRNDATAALSAAAAAGADFVRVNVHTGARVADQGVIEGRAHETLRLRDRLDTDVSILADTAVKHSAPLGGTTAADGRTTTGDDVDDLVERGRADGVIASGPRTGEGVDRARLEAVAERCGAHDVPLYVGSGVTAGTVGDLLDVADGVIVGTALKRDGETTAPVDPSRVRALVEAADCSSD; from the coding sequence ATGACCGACCTCCCACGCATCGTCGGCATGGTCCACCTACCACCCCTCCCGGGGTCGCCCGGGTTCGACGGCGACCGCGCGGCGACCCGCGACCGCGTGCGCGCCGACGCGCGAGCGCTCGCCGAGGGCGGCGTCGACGCCCTCCTCGTCGAGAACTTCGGGGACGCCCCATTCTATCCGGAGACCGTCCCCCGGCACGTCGTCGCGTCGATGACCGATCTGACCCGACTCGTCGTCCGGACGGTCGACCGCCCGGTCGGGGTGAACGTCCTCCGCAACGACGCGACGGCGGCGCTGTCGGCCGCGGCCGCCGCCGGCGCCGACTTCGTCCGCGTCAACGTCCACACCGGTGCGCGCGTCGCCGACCAGGGCGTGATCGAGGGGCGGGCCCACGAGACGCTCCGCCTGCGCGACCGCCTCGATACCGACGTGTCGATCCTCGCGGACACGGCGGTGAAACACTCGGCGCCACTGGGCGGGACGACGGCCGCCGACGGGCGGACCACCACGGGTGACGACGTCGACGACCTGGTCGAGCGCGGGCGTGCGGACGGCGTGATCGCGAGCGGTCCCCGGACGGGCGAGGGCGTCGACCGCGCCCGCCTCGAAGCGGTCGCCGAGCGGTGTGGCGCCCACGACGTCCCGCTGTACGTCGGGAGCGGCGTCACCGCGGGGACGGTCGGCGACCTCCTCGACGTCGCCGACGGGGTGATCGTCGGGACGGCGCTGAAACGGGACGGCGAGACGACCGCCCCGGTCGATCCGTCGCGGGTCCGGGCCCTCGTCGAGGCGGCCGACTGTAGTAGCGATTGA
- a CDS encoding NAD(P)/FAD-dependent oxidoreductase — protein MRVVVLGAGYAGLTLARRLESRLPEAVDLVVVDESDTHLVQHELHRVVRRPSVADAITVPLDDALSRATVRTASVERVDREARRVHLDDGALDYDYAAVCLGAETAFYDLPGVHEHGLPLKRLAHARRLREDFLDTCDAGGRAVVGGAGLSGVQVAGELAALADERDAAVEVTVLERLDSVAPAFPEAFRSAVRDALDDAGVAVETGARVTEASADAVEVDGRSVPYDTFVWTGGIRGPAALGGDRPVVRGDLRLDSHAFAVGDAAKVVDADGEAVPASAAAAIREAETVATNLDRLVRADLGLGDPRDDGFDPRLEPFRFDAPGWIASVGDDAVATVGPKVFRGAAARAMKATVGAGHLSSIGAVTRAAELAREELAYSSD, from the coding sequence ATGCGCGTCGTCGTCCTCGGTGCCGGTTACGCCGGCCTGACACTCGCCCGTCGCCTCGAATCCCGACTCCCCGAGGCGGTCGACCTCGTCGTCGTCGACGAGTCCGACACCCACCTCGTCCAGCACGAACTCCACCGGGTCGTCCGCCGTCCGTCGGTGGCCGACGCCATCACCGTCCCCCTCGACGACGCCCTCTCGCGGGCGACGGTTCGCACCGCGAGCGTCGAGCGCGTCGACCGGGAGGCGCGCCGCGTCCACCTGGACGACGGCGCCCTCGACTACGACTACGCGGCGGTCTGTCTCGGCGCCGAGACGGCCTTCTACGACCTCCCCGGCGTCCACGAGCACGGGCTCCCGCTGAAGCGGCTGGCACACGCCCGTCGCCTCCGCGAGGACTTCCTCGACACCTGCGACGCCGGGGGGCGGGCGGTCGTCGGCGGCGCCGGCCTCTCGGGCGTGCAGGTGGCGGGCGAACTCGCGGCGCTCGCCGACGAACGCGACGCCGCCGTCGAGGTGACCGTCCTCGAACGGCTGGACTCGGTGGCGCCGGCCTTCCCGGAGGCGTTTCGGTCGGCCGTCCGCGACGCCCTCGACGACGCGGGCGTGGCCGTCGAGACCGGCGCCCGGGTGACCGAAGCGAGCGCCGACGCGGTGGAAGTGGACGGTCGGAGCGTCCCCTACGACACGTTCGTCTGGACCGGGGGCATCCGCGGCCCGGCGGCGCTCGGCGGCGACCGCCCGGTCGTGCGCGGCGACCTCAGACTCGATTCCCACGCCTTCGCCGTCGGCGACGCCGCGAAGGTCGTCGACGCCGACGGCGAGGCCGTCCCCGCGAGCGCCGCGGCGGCCATCCGCGAGGCGGAGACGGTCGCCACCAACCTCGACCGCCTGGTCCGTGCCGACCTCGGCCTCGGCGACCCCCGCGACGACGGCTTCGACCCTCGACTGGAGCCGTTCCGGTTCGACGCCCCCGGCTGGATCGCCTCCGTCGGCGACGACGCCGTCGCCACGGTCGGGCCGAAGGTGTTCCGCGGCGCCGCCGCGCGGGCGATGAAGGCCACCGTCGGCGCCGGCCACCTCTCTTCGATCGGCGCGGTCACCCGGGCCGCGGAACTCGCCCGGGAAGAGCTCGCCTATAGTAGCGATTGA
- a CDS encoding mechanosensitive ion channel family protein, with protein sequence MIDALASVESSLFTRLLVTALVVVVVLGARYGINRWRRRDGWSSGRRTELLLSVVLAAVTGGGILVLVDLWELVGPLARSYRNLGLQDLAGRMLLAVVILATTYALTDLVGRIIGEFTGTRSSISEHQREIIYRLTQVTLYTLAILVVVGLFTRDLGSLLVGAGFLGIVVGMAARQTLGAMLAGFVLMFSRPFEIGDWVQIGDREGIVTEITIVTTRIQTFDGEYVMLPNDEVSGQPIINRTRKGRLRIEVEVGVDYDADPEHAAEVAREAVTELDQVLNVPTPQVVGKRFGDSAVVLGVRVWIDNPSARRMWRARTAVIEAVTDAYAAEGIKIPFPQRELMGRTEEGGFAVAERRETPAPTPDGGPGDGAAE encoded by the coding sequence ATGATTGACGCGCTGGCGTCCGTCGAGTCGTCGCTTTTCACCCGCCTGCTCGTGACGGCGCTGGTGGTCGTCGTCGTCCTCGGCGCGCGGTACGGCATCAACCGCTGGCGGCGCCGCGACGGCTGGAGTTCCGGGCGACGAACCGAACTCCTGCTGTCGGTGGTGCTGGCGGCCGTGACCGGCGGCGGGATCCTCGTTCTGGTCGACCTCTGGGAACTGGTCGGTCCGCTCGCGCGGTCCTACCGGAACCTGGGGCTCCAGGACCTCGCCGGTCGGATGCTGCTGGCCGTGGTGATCCTGGCGACGACCTACGCGCTGACGGATCTCGTGGGGCGGATCATCGGCGAGTTCACGGGCACCCGGTCGAGCATCAGCGAACACCAACGCGAGATCATCTACCGGCTGACACAGGTCACGCTCTACACGCTGGCGATACTCGTCGTCGTCGGGTTGTTCACTCGTGACCTCGGGAGCCTGCTGGTCGGGGCCGGCTTCCTCGGTATCGTCGTCGGGATGGCCGCCCGACAGACCCTCGGGGCGATGCTCGCCGGGTTCGTCCTCATGTTCTCCCGGCCGTTCGAGATCGGCGACTGGGTCCAGATCGGCGACCGCGAGGGCATCGTCACCGAGATCACCATCGTCACCACGCGCATCCAGACCTTCGACGGGGAGTACGTGATGCTCCCGAACGACGAGGTGAGCGGCCAGCCGATCATCAATCGGACGCGCAAGGGGCGGCTCCGCATCGAGGTGGAGGTCGGCGTCGACTACGACGCCGATCCGGAGCACGCTGCCGAGGTGGCCCGCGAGGCGGTCACGGAACTCGATCAGGTCCTCAACGTGCCGACGCCGCAGGTGGTCGGCAAGCGGTTCGGCGACTCCGCCGTCGTCCTCGGGGTCCGGGTGTGGATCGACAACCCCAGCGCCCGGCGGATGTGGCGCGCGCGCACGGCCGTCATCGAGGCGGTCACCGACGCCTACGCGGCCGAGGGGATCAAGATCCCGTTCCCGCAGCGGGAGCTCATGGGTCGCACCGAGGAGGGCGGATTCGCCGTCGCCGAGAGGCGAGAGACGCCGGCGCCGACCCCCGACGGCGGTCCGGGCGACGGGGCGGCGGAATGA
- a CDS encoding response regulator, producing the protein MTTTEGGTVLIVDDDREVVRTYRRYLETSYDVREAYDGEDALAKLDESVDVVLLDRLMPGVSGGEVLDRIRERDLGVRVAMVTAVDPDFDILEMGFDAYITKPTSHDELRSTIDELLSLNRHAEDVREYHSLLAKRAALREGKSTYELERSEAFADLEERIESLRCTLEAEAESYTDDVRFVATLRAIDDEAVGGDADG; encoded by the coding sequence ATGACCACGACCGAGGGGGGAACGGTGCTCATCGTCGACGACGACAGGGAAGTCGTCCGCACGTACCGCCGGTATCTGGAGACGTCGTACGACGTCCGCGAGGCGTACGACGGCGAGGACGCGCTGGCGAAACTCGACGAGTCGGTGGACGTGGTGCTCCTGGACCGCCTGATGCCCGGCGTCTCCGGTGGGGAGGTGCTCGACCGCATCCGCGAGCGTGACCTAGGGGTTCGGGTTGCGATGGTGACGGCCGTCGACCCCGACTTCGACATCCTCGAGATGGGGTTCGATGCCTACATCACCAAGCCGACGAGTCACGACGAGCTCCGATCGACCATCGACGAACTGCTCTCCCTGAACCGACACGCCGAGGACGTCAGGGAGTATCACTCGCTGCTCGCGAAACGCGCGGCGCTGCGCGAGGGGAAGTCGACGTACGAACTCGAGCGGAGCGAGGCGTTCGCGGACCTGGAGGAGCGGATCGAATCGCTGCGGTGCACGCTCGAAGCCGAGGCCGAGAGCTACACCGACGACGTGCGCTTCGTCGCCACGCTCCGGGCCATCGACGACGAGGCGGTCGGGGGTGATGCCGATGGCTGA
- a CDS encoding hydantoinase B/oxoprolinase family protein yields MSGEVDPVTLEVLRNACVAVAEEMNATLVRTSYSPNIKDRRDCSCALFDLTEEGAEMISQAENIPVHLGAMPYSVAAAIEAFPPAELEDGDAVLLNDPFHGGAHLPDMTLVTPVFVDDELVAVAANRAHHADVGGGRAGSVAADSTEIYQEGLRVPPVKLYEGGDPVEDVFDLLLTNVRTPDERRGDFRAQRAANRTAVERVREVVERHGLDTVRAATTEIKAYAERRMRAEIDALPDGTVAFEDHLDDDGQGHEDLRIAVAVTVDGDELVVDFAGTSDQVAGAINAPLAVTASATYYAVRCVTDPDVPPNAGTYRPIDIRTPEGSIVDARPPAAVVGGNLEVSQRVTDTLLGAFGTEAPERSVAAAQGTMNSVTFGGTDRAGEPFAFYETIGGGYGGRAGADGMDGVHAHMSNTLNTPAEVLETVYPLRVCRYAYRPDSGGAGEFRGGLGLRRDIEVLTDDVAFSLLADRRRHRPYGIAGGDAGAAGEDRLDRDGESGPIPGKSTHDLDAGDVVRIRTPGGGGYGDPADRDPDAVYRDLRLGKLSASRAREMYGIDPDGQ; encoded by the coding sequence ATGAGCGGGGAGGTCGATCCGGTCACGCTGGAGGTCCTCCGCAACGCCTGTGTCGCCGTCGCCGAGGAGATGAACGCGACGCTCGTCCGGACGAGCTACTCGCCGAACATCAAGGACCGCCGCGACTGCTCGTGTGCGCTGTTCGACCTGACCGAGGAGGGTGCCGAGATGATCAGTCAGGCCGAGAACATCCCGGTCCACCTGGGTGCGATGCCGTACTCGGTGGCGGCGGCCATCGAGGCGTTCCCGCCCGCGGAACTGGAAGACGGCGACGCCGTCCTCCTGAACGACCCCTTCCACGGCGGCGCCCACCTCCCCGACATGACGCTCGTGACGCCGGTCTTCGTCGACGACGAACTGGTGGCCGTCGCGGCCAACCGCGCCCACCACGCCGACGTGGGCGGGGGACGGGCCGGCAGCGTCGCTGCCGACTCGACCGAGATCTACCAGGAGGGACTCCGCGTCCCGCCCGTGAAGCTCTACGAGGGCGGCGACCCCGTCGAGGACGTCTTCGACCTCCTCCTGACGAACGTCCGGACGCCCGACGAGCGGCGGGGCGACTTCCGCGCCCAGCGGGCGGCCAACCGGACGGCCGTCGAGCGGGTCCGCGAGGTGGTCGAGCGTCACGGCCTCGACACCGTCCGCGCGGCGACGACGGAGATCAAGGCCTACGCCGAGCGCCGGATGCGCGCGGAGATCGACGCCCTCCCGGACGGCACCGTCGCGTTCGAGGACCACCTCGACGACGACGGACAGGGCCACGAGGACCTCCGGATCGCCGTGGCGGTGACCGTCGACGGCGACGAACTCGTCGTCGACTTCGCGGGGACGAGCGACCAGGTCGCGGGCGCGATCAACGCCCCCCTCGCGGTGACGGCGTCGGCGACGTACTACGCCGTACGCTGTGTCACCGACCCCGACGTGCCGCCGAACGCGGGGACGTACCGCCCCATCGACATCCGGACGCCCGAGGGGTCGATCGTCGACGCGCGGCCGCCCGCGGCCGTCGTCGGCGGGAACCTGGAGGTCTCACAGCGCGTGACCGACACCCTGCTCGGGGCGTTCGGGACCGAGGCGCCGGAGCGCTCCGTCGCCGCCGCCCAGGGGACGATGAACAGCGTCACCTTCGGCGGTACGGACCGGGCGGGCGAACCCTTCGCGTTCTACGAGACCATCGGCGGCGGCTACGGCGGCCGGGCGGGCGCCGACGGCATGGACGGCGTTCACGCCCACATGAGCAACACGCTCAACACGCCCGCGGAGGTGCTGGAGACCGTCTACCCGCTCCGGGTGTGCCGCTACGCGTACCGCCCGGATTCGGGAGGGGCCGGCGAGTTCCGCGGCGGCCTCGGCCTCCGGCGCGACATCGAGGTGCTGACCGACGACGTGGCCTTCAGCCTGCTCGCCGACCGGCGGCGCCACCGGCCGTACGGGATCGCCGGCGGCGACGCCGGCGCCGCCGGCGAGGACCGACTCGACCGGGACGGCGAATCCGGCCCCATCCCGGGCAAGTCGACTCACGACCTCGATGCCGGCGACGTGGTCCGGATCCGGACGCCGGGCGGCGGCGGGTACGGCGACCCGGCGGACCGCGACCCGGACGCCGTGTACCGCGACCTGCGTCTGGGGAAGCTGTCGGCGTCGCGGGCCCGCGAAATGTACGGGATCGACCCCGACGGTCAGTAG
- a CDS encoding 16S ribosomal RNA methyltransferase A — MTASRDPDRLLERAGVSGNPDRDQHFLVDERVLDRLPTHLPADVDRSHVLEIGGGTGALTDRLLATCDRVTTIERDPALAEFLRREFDAEIDAGRLTVVHGDALDVTLPDATASVSNLPYGVSSEIAFRLLPLGIPTVLMFQREFAERMAAASGSDEYGRLSVSAGHYADIEVVEPVPPTAFSPPPAVESAIVRTTPRDPDYAVDDEAFFLRFVKALFTQRRKTLRNAVRNTAHISGLADPDAVVAAADESLMSRRAGDVAPDEFAALATLAADVGRGDDDD, encoded by the coding sequence ATGACAGCGTCGCGCGATCCGGACCGGCTGCTCGAACGCGCCGGGGTGTCCGGCAACCCCGACCGTGATCAGCACTTCCTCGTGGACGAGCGCGTGCTGGACCGGTTGCCGACGCACCTTCCGGCGGACGTCGACCGAAGTCACGTCCTCGAGATCGGCGGCGGCACGGGCGCGCTCACCGACCGCCTGCTGGCGACCTGTGACCGCGTGACGACGATCGAGCGCGATCCGGCGCTCGCCGAGTTCCTCCGCCGGGAGTTCGACGCCGAGATCGACGCGGGTCGGCTGACGGTCGTCCACGGCGACGCCCTCGACGTGACGCTCCCGGACGCCACCGCGAGCGTCTCGAACCTGCCGTACGGCGTCTCCAGCGAGATCGCGTTCCGCCTCCTGCCGCTCGGGATCCCCACCGTGCTCATGTTCCAGCGGGAGTTCGCCGAGCGCATGGCCGCCGCATCCGGCTCCGACGAGTACGGCCGCCTGTCGGTGAGCGCGGGCCACTACGCCGACATCGAGGTGGTCGAGCCAGTACCGCCGACGGCGTTCTCGCCGCCGCCGGCGGTCGAGAGTGCGATCGTTCGGACGACGCCGCGGGACCCGGACTACGCGGTCGACGACGAGGCGTTCTTCCTGCGGTTCGTGAAGGCGCTTTTCACGCAGCGTCGGAAGACGCTTCGAAACGCCGTCCGCAACACCGCCCACATCTCCGGGCTCGCGGACCCGGACGCGGTGGTCGCGGCCGCCGACGAGTCGCTCATGTCGCGCCGGGCGGGGGACGTGGCCCCCGACGAGTTCGCGGCGCTCGCGACGCTCGCCGCCGACGTGGGGCGGGGTGACGACGATGATTGA
- a CDS encoding RAD55 family ATPase has protein sequence MAEGDAQSEGYPLCDVLPLDVDALDPGMNVLVSGPAMSGKRDLVFDLLAPSEPTDPIVVMTTDDPAPRIHAEFEDRGVRIDPETFRVVDASGAPGDDDPTVHRVNSPADLTGMGVAFTEAVEEVDSPPRLRLGFVSISTLLQYVDAERAFSFLHVLSRRTSAAGYLGVYSLDPTTHEDRFVNVVTSIFDAAIELREEDGTREIRVRGLPGVAAEWTEFPY, from the coding sequence ATGGCTGAAGGCGACGCCCAGTCCGAGGGCTACCCGCTGTGTGACGTCCTGCCGCTCGACGTCGACGCCCTCGACCCCGGAATGAACGTACTGGTCTCCGGGCCGGCGATGTCGGGCAAGCGCGACCTGGTGTTCGACCTGCTCGCGCCCTCGGAACCGACCGACCCCATCGTCGTGATGACGACCGACGACCCGGCGCCGCGCATCCACGCGGAGTTCGAGGACCGGGGCGTTCGGATCGACCCCGAAACGTTCCGCGTCGTCGACGCCTCGGGTGCCCCCGGCGACGACGACCCCACGGTCCACCGGGTCAACTCCCCGGCCGACCTCACCGGCATGGGCGTCGCGTTTACCGAGGCCGTCGAGGAGGTCGACTCGCCGCCCCGTCTCCGCCTGGGCTTCGTCTCCATCTCGACGCTCCTCCAGTACGTCGACGCCGAGCGCGCGTTCTCCTTTCTCCACGTCCTCTCCCGACGGACGAGCGCCGCCGGCTACCTCGGCGTCTACAGCCTCGATCCCACGACCCACGAGGACCGCTTCGTCAACGTCGTCACCTCCATCTTCGACGCCGCGATCGAACTCCGTGAGGAGGACGGCACCCGCGAGATCCGGGTGCGCGGCCTGCCCGGCGTGGCCGCCGAGTGGACCGAGTTCCCCTACTGA
- the mvaD gene encoding phosphomevalonate decarboxylase MvaD: protein MKATATAHPIQGLVKYHGMRDPELRLPYHDSISVCTAPSRTTTTVEFGATDEDVYVVDGDPVEGRGAERIDAVVDHVRERAGIDAPVRLESENSFQSNVGFGSSSSGFAAAAMALAEAADLDLTRPEISTIARRGSSSAARAVTGAFSHLRTGLNDADCRSERIETDLEDELRIVAALVPSYKETEQAHEEAADSHMFQARLAHIHEQLAEMRDALRSGDFDRAFELAEHDSLSLAATTMTGPAGWVYWQPRTVAVFNTVRALRDEGVPVYFSTDTGASVYVNTTADHVDRVVSAVADCGVETEVWEVGGPAEIRPASDALF, encoded by the coding sequence ATGAAGGCGACCGCCACGGCCCACCCCATCCAGGGGCTCGTGAAGTACCACGGGATGCGCGACCCCGAACTCCGACTCCCGTATCACGACAGCATCAGCGTCTGTACGGCGCCCAGTCGGACCACCACCACCGTCGAGTTCGGCGCGACCGACGAGGACGTGTACGTCGTCGACGGCGACCCCGTCGAGGGGCGGGGCGCCGAGCGAATCGACGCCGTCGTCGATCACGTCCGCGAGCGCGCGGGTATCGACGCACCCGTCCGCCTGGAGAGCGAGAACTCCTTCCAGTCGAACGTCGGCTTCGGCTCCTCCTCCTCGGGCTTTGCCGCGGCCGCGATGGCGCTCGCCGAGGCGGCCGACCTCGACCTCACGCGGCCGGAGATATCGACCATCGCCCGCCGCGGGTCCTCGTCGGCCGCCCGCGCCGTCACCGGCGCCTTCTCCCACCTCCGGACGGGTCTCAACGACGCCGACTGCCGCTCCGAGCGCATCGAGACCGACCTCGAAGACGAGTTGCGGATCGTCGCCGCGCTCGTTCCCTCCTACAAGGAGACCGAACAGGCCCACGAGGAGGCCGCCGACAGCCACATGTTCCAGGCGCGGCTGGCTCACATCCACGAACAGCTGGCCGAGATGCGCGACGCACTCCGGAGCGGCGACTTCGACCGCGCGTTCGAACTCGCCGAACACGACTCCCTGTCGCTGGCGGCGACGACGATGACCGGACCCGCGGGGTGGGTGTACTGGCAGCCCCGGACGGTCGCGGTGTTCAACACGGTCCGTGCGCTCCGTGACGAGGGCGTCCCCGTCTACTTCTCGACGGACACGGGCGCGAGCGTCTACGTCAACACCACCGCCGATCACGTCGACCGCGTGGTCTCGGCCGTCGCCGACTGCGGCGTCGAAACCGAAGTGTGGGAGGTGGGTGGTCCAGCGGAGATCCGCCCGGCGTCCGACGCCCTCTTCTAA
- a CDS encoding DUF655 domain-containing protein — protein MTTSESGEAGADDGADTAEEAERTYAVVLDYLPHGRPGDDRPQYKKSPLAYALEESTFRLLELTLEDDTDVGIGDRIVIDPAEERTAVQRLREVDYDDLSNAAHSELEYVVEEVVERHERRFVDFYNDAQPITLRLHQLNLLPGIGKKLRNDVLDERKRAPFESFEDLEERIAGLHDPKGVLVDRILEELRDEDLKYRTFVGDAAE, from the coding sequence ATGACTACCTCCGAGAGCGGAGAGGCCGGCGCCGACGACGGTGCCGATACCGCGGAGGAGGCGGAGCGGACCTACGCGGTGGTCCTCGATTACCTGCCCCACGGACGGCCGGGTGACGACCGCCCCCAGTACAAGAAATCGCCGCTGGCGTATGCCCTCGAGGAGTCGACGTTCCGACTGCTCGAACTCACGCTCGAAGACGACACGGACGTGGGAATCGGCGACCGGATCGTGATCGACCCCGCCGAGGAGCGGACGGCCGTCCAGCGCCTCCGGGAGGTGGACTACGACGACCTGTCGAACGCTGCGCACTCGGAACTGGAGTACGTCGTCGAGGAGGTCGTCGAGCGCCACGAGCGGCGGTTCGTCGACTTCTACAACGACGCTCAGCCGATCACGCTCCGACTGCACCAGCTCAACCTCCTGCCCGGCATCGGGAAGAAGCTCCGCAACGACGTGCTCGACGAGCGCAAGCGCGCGCCCTTCGAGAGCTTCGAGGACCTAGAGGAGCGGATCGCCGGCCTCCACGACCCGAAGGGCGTCCTCGTCGACCGCATCTTGGAGGAACTCCGGGACGAGGACCTCAAGTACCGGACGTTCGTTGGCGACGCGGCCGAGTGA
- a CDS encoding hydantoinase/oxoprolinase family protein, producing METDTRVGVDVGGTFTDVVVADADGLATLKVPSTPDAPDRGVLDGVDAAGEAADLDPTAVDFFAHGTTVATNALLEREWAETALVTTEGFRDAVEIGRQTRPDLYDLGAEKPSPVVDRDRRFEVPERLDHRGEVVEPLDTDAAREVARAVADADVESVAVAFLFAFEDDAHERRMATLLREAGVDAELSLSSDVLPEIREYERTLATTINAALKPVMNRYLGRLEDGIASAGVPAAMQVMQSNGGVASAAAARERPVNTLLSGPAAGVRGAAHVAGVAGFEDVLTMDMGGTSCDVSLVRDGDPVVSTEGTVGEYPVNVPMVDVHTIGAGGGSVAWVDEGGSLRVGPRSAGADPGPICYGRGGTEPTVTDAHLLLGRIDPGAFFEESADEATVREAVRERVADPLDLSVTAAAQGILDVANANMERALRVVSVERGHDPRDFSLVAYGGAGPLHAAELAAELDVPRVVVPRSAGVLSALGLLISDVVYEDGVSAVRPWSEVDPADLTERFESLIAERRDHLADEGYPPERRRFERAVDLRYRGQSFDLRVPLPDGPLDDDALAAVADRFHERHERRYGHASPGEPVELVTLRLRSRGVVDPPALAMADEVAGTPAPRTTRTASFDGERHDTPVYDRGALGPGAELDGPAVIEGTESTVVVPPGAAASVDDMGNVVIEP from the coding sequence ATGGAAACCGACACACGTGTCGGGGTCGACGTCGGCGGCACCTTCACCGACGTGGTCGTCGCCGACGCCGACGGACTCGCGACGCTGAAGGTGCCGTCGACGCCCGACGCCCCGGACCGGGGCGTCCTCGACGGGGTGGACGCCGCCGGCGAGGCGGCCGACCTCGATCCCACCGCGGTCGACTTTTTCGCCCACGGGACGACCGTCGCCACGAACGCCCTCCTCGAACGCGAGTGGGCCGAGACGGCGCTGGTGACGACCGAGGGGTTCCGCGACGCGGTCGAGATCGGGCGCCAGACCCGCCCCGACCTCTACGACCTGGGCGCCGAGAAGCCGTCGCCGGTCGTGGACCGCGACCGGCGGTTCGAGGTGCCCGAACGCCTCGACCACCGGGGCGAGGTGGTCGAACCCCTCGATACGGACGCCGCCCGCGAGGTGGCCCGCGCCGTCGCCGACGCCGACGTCGAGAGCGTCGCCGTCGCCTTCCTGTTTGCCTTCGAGGACGACGCCCACGAGCGGCGGATGGCGACGCTCCTGCGCGAGGCGGGCGTCGACGCCGAACTCTCGCTGTCGAGCGACGTGTTGCCCGAGATTCGGGAGTACGAGCGCACGCTGGCGACGACGATCAACGCCGCGCTCAAGCCGGTGATGAACCGCTATCTGGGGCGCTTGGAGGACGGCATCGCCTCGGCCGGCGTCCCCGCGGCGATGCAGGTGATGCAGTCGAACGGCGGCGTCGCCTCGGCGGCCGCCGCGCGGGAGCGTCCGGTGAACACGCTCCTTTCCGGCCCGGCCGCCGGCGTCCGCGGCGCCGCCCACGTCGCGGGCGTCGCCGGGTTCGAGGACGTCCTCACGATGGACATGGGGGGGACCTCGTGTGACGTGTCGCTGGTCCGGGACGGCGACCCCGTCGTCTCGACGGAGGGCACCGTCGGCGAGTATCCGGTCAACGTCCCGATGGTCGACGTCCACACTATCGGCGCGGGCGGGGGGTCGGTCGCGTGGGTCGACGAGGGTGGGAGCCTGCGCGTCGGCCCCCGGTCGGCCGGCGCCGACCCCGGGCCGATCTGTTACGGCCGTGGCGGAACCGAACCGACGGTCACCGACGCCCACCTGTTGCTCGGCCGGATCGACCCCGGCGCCTTCTTCGAGGAGAGCGCCGACGAGGCGACCGTCCGCGAGGCGGTCCGGGAACGGGTCGCCGATCCGCTCGATCTGAGCGTCACCGCGGCCGCACAGGGGATCCTCGACGTCGCCAACGCGAACATGGAGCGGGCGCTGCGGGTCGTCTCCGTCGAACGCGGCCACGACCCTCGCGACTTCTCCCTCGTCGCCTACGGCGGCGCCGGTCCGCTCCACGCCGCGGAACTCGCCGCGGAACTCGACGTCCCGCGGGTCGTGGTCCCCCGGTCGGCCGGCGTCCTCTCCGCGCTCGGCCTCCTCATCAGCGACGTGGTCTACGAGGACGGTGTCTCGGCGGTCCGGCCGTGGAGCGAGGTCGACCCCGCGGACCTGACCGAGCGCTTCGAGTCGCTGATCGCGGAGCGCCGGGACCACCTCGCCGACGAGGGCTACCCGCCGGAGCGCCGGCGGTTCGAGCGCGCCGTCGACCTGCGGTACCGCGGACAGTCCTTCGACCTCCGGGTGCCGCTCCCGGACGGCCCTCTCGACGACGACGCGCTCGCGGCCGTCGCGGACCGCTTCCACGAGCGCCACGAGCGCCGGTACGGCCACGCCTCTCCCGGGGAACCGGTCGAACTCGTCACCCTGCGCCTGCGCTCGCGGGGCGTCGTCGACCCACCCGCACTCGCGATGGCCGACGAGGTGGCCGGCACGCCCGCTCCGCGGACGACGCGGACCGCCTCGTTCGACGGCGAGCGCCACGACACGCCGGTCTACGACCGCGGGGCGCTCGGGCCGGGCGCCGAACTCGACGGCCCGGCGGTGATCGAGGGCACGGAGAGCACCGTCGTCGTCCCGCCGGGGGCGGCGGCGAGCGTCGACGACATGGGGAACGTGGTGATCGAGCCATGA